Genomic DNA from Candidatus Zixiibacteriota bacterium:
CGCGAGCGTCGGTATGAATGCCGCGCCGACCAGCCACTGCGCCAGTGCCGGCGCATTTCCGGTTGCGACCAACGACACCGGCACAAAGATGCTGGTCACGATCGCCAGAAGGAACCCGCTCAGCCATTGCGCCGCCAATTGCCGCCGGAAGAAGTTTGGCGTACAGAAAATCATCTGCTCGGTTTCATGTAACTTCTCGCGGCATCCCAACTGCGACCACAGCAACAGCGGCCAAATCCAGGCGCACGGCAACACGAAACGTTCGGTGACGGCGGCCGGAAGCAGCAGCCCGGCGATCACCAGCCCGCCTGCGACGACATACCACCAAATATTCACCCGCGCCAGCATCAGTCGGACTTCCGCTCCGACCAGTGCGAGCAATCGCGGTTGCATCGCTGCCGCCGGCAACGAAGTCAAGTGAACGACCGGAGCGGGTGTTGGGACTACCGGGGCTGACGTCCCGGCTTCGCTTTCAGCCGCGGCGCTTGCCCGGCGTCCCCAAATGCCAGGTCCGCCCGTGTCAAATCGTCGAAATGCTGCCGCCCCAATTCCGACCGCTCCAACAGCCAAAGCCAGAAGCACCAGTCGCCCCAGCAGAAACTCTTGCGACCATGTCGGCCCGTTCCAAACAAACGTCGGCGCCACACCAGCCGCGCCGTCAAGGTGGATATTGAATCCGAGCGCGTGCGGCCCTTGCCATGGGACATAACCCGGGATCGCCGCCGCGCACGCATCGATCATCTGCGCCCAGATATAACGCACGCCGAACAGATCAAAGAATGGCGAGACCGGACTGACGCCGAGACCCACGGACGGCAAACCGACCGCCCACATCACAAAGAACACCACATTGCCGATTCCGCCCCGCAAGCGCGCGACGGCATCAAACGCCGCCGCCAGCGCCCCGATCAAGATCATCAACGGCACAATCACCACGACAAACGGCGCCACGAGCGCCGGCAAGTCGAACTGCGCCGACTCACCCCGCACGAACTGCAGAATCGCCGCCACGACCACCAGCACCGCCGTCATCGCCGTCAGCACCATCGCGTTGCTCAGCGCCTTACCCGCAATGTATTCGAACTTCGTCAGTGGCGTCGCTGCCGACACCTCCGCGACCCGCAATTTGATGTCGCGGCCGATGCCTCCGCGCACGAAGTAGAACCCGGCCAGCGCCAGTATCGTCACCGTCAGCATTGCTACTTGCGCCCCCACCCAGGCGGAATTGTAGACACCACGGTTGCCGTCCATGCTCAGGCACGAGTACCCGGCTTCCGGCGGCGGCAGGAAGAGGTAGGCTGCGTAGGCGATGAGCGTCAGGAAAATCCAGAAAGAGTAGCGCCGCGAACGCTCGCGAAAATCCGCCAGCGCTGTGGCCCACATGCGTGAGAACCGCATTACGCTGCCGCCCGCTGCTGCGAAATCGTGAATAGGTAAGCGTCTTCGAGCGAGGCCGCAACGCGCACAGCCTCCACCGCCGGTGCTTCCGGCGCCACCAGTCGCGCCGTGAGCCGCCCGTCCCGTCGTTGCACGCCGCTGAGCACGAAGCGCTGACGGTACGCCGAAAGTTGCTCCGCGCTAACCGGCGTCTCCCACACCTTGTCCCGCACCGAATCCAACAGCCGCTCCGGCGTCGTGTGCACCAGCAGCCGCCCCTGCGCGATGATCGCGATCGCACTCGCCGTCGATTCCACATCCGACACGATGTGCGTCGATAACAACACAACCCGCTCGCCCGCCAGATCGGCCAGTAAATTCCGAAAGCGCACCCGTTCCTCCGGGTCGAGTCCGACCGTCGGCTCGTCTACGATCAACAACCTGGGATCATTCAGCAGCGCCTGCGCAATGCCGACGCGCTGCTTCATGCCGCCCGAGAACCCGCCCAGCGGTCGCTTGGCCGCCGCCGTCAGGTTCAGCAGCGTCAAAAGCTCATCAATGCGCCGGCGCGTGGCCGTCGCCGTTATGCCTTTCAGCGTGGCAACGTAAGACAGAAACTCTACGGCGCTCAGATTCGGGTACACGCCAAAATCTTGCGGCAAATAGCCCAACTCGCGCCGAATCACTTCCGGGTCGGCGGCGATATCCTTCCCGTTCCACTTCGCCGTGCCGCTCGTCGGTCGCGAAATCGTCGCCAGGATGCGCATCAGCGTTGATTTACCCGCGCCGTTCGGCCCTACCAGCCCCAGCACGCCCGACTCCAGCTCGATCGTGAAGTCGCGCAAGCCCCAGACACCGCCCCGATACTGCTTGCTGACATTCTCTACGCTCAGGTTCATGATCCTCCCATCCGCTGCTCTCCATAGGATAGTGATTGGCCGTGGGGAGTTTCACGATATGAGTTCTTTCCCGAACTGCACGAATTATCTTGACCCCCGCCGCAACGGACTGCTAAATCTCTCTTGATATAAATGTATTGCCGGTCCGCCCGATCGCGGGCCTGAGGGACATTATATGAAATACCATCTGCTGGGACGCAGCGGCCTCCGCGTCTCCGAAATCAGTCTGGGAACAATGACCTTTGGCGAGGAATGGGGCTGGGGCGCTTCTAAAGAAGAGAGCCGCAAACAGTTCGAGCTCTTCGTTGAACGCGGTGGCAACTTCATCGATACCGCCAACCGCTACACCGAGGGCACCAGCGAGCGCTTCGTCGGCGAATTCGTGCGACCCGATCGCGAGAAATACGTCGTTGCCACCAAATACACCCTCAGCATGCGCAAGGGCGATGTCTCCTTTTCCGGCAACAGCCGCAAGAACATGATCCAGTCGCTCGACAACAGCCTCAAGCGCCTCGGCCTCGAGTACATCGACCTCTACTGGCTGCACGCCTGGGATTTCATGACGCCGATCGATGAAGTCATGCGCTCGCTCGATGACGTCGTTCGCGCCGGCAAAGTTCTTTACATCGGCATCTCCGACACCCCGGCCTGGATTGTCTCAATCGCCAACACGATCGCCGACTTGCGCGGTTGGACCCCCTTTGTTGCCCTGCAAATCGAATACAGCCTGCTGCAGCGCGCTCCCGAACGCGATCTGCTGCCGATGGCCAAGGCTTTGGATCTGGCCGTCACCCCCTGGGGCGTCCTCGGTGGCGGCGCCTT
This window encodes:
- a CDS encoding aldo/keto reductase, whose product is MKYHLLGRSGLRVSEISLGTMTFGEEWGWGASKEESRKQFELFVERGGNFIDTANRYTEGTSERFVGEFVRPDREKYVVATKYTLSMRKGDVSFSGNSRKNMIQSLDNSLKRLGLEYIDLYWLHAWDFMTPIDEVMRSLDDVVRAGKVLYIGISDTPAWIVSIANTIADLRGWTPFVALQIEYSLLQRAPERDLLPMAKALDLAVTPWGVLGGGALSGKYSRKNNEPGITGRVKPDSSRRNERAMRIAAVVDKVADEVGRPSVQIALNWARQRDQVVIPIIGARTATQLKESLDALDFELNADQMMRLDEVSEIELGFPHDFLKQPPISNLIAGDLSHLIHNHRH
- a CDS encoding ABC transporter ATP-binding protein, whose product is MNLSVENVSKQYRGGVWGLRDFTIELESGVLGLVGPNGAGKSTLMRILATISRPTSGTAKWNGKDIAADPEVIRRELGYLPQDFGVYPNLSAVEFLSYVATLKGITATATRRRIDELLTLLNLTAAAKRPLGGFSGGMKQRVGIAQALLNDPRLLIVDEPTVGLDPEERVRFRNLLADLAGERVVLLSTHIVSDVESTASAIAIIAQGRLLVHTTPERLLDSVRDKVWETPVSAEQLSAYRQRFVLSGVQRRDGRLTARLVAPEAPAVEAVRVAASLEDAYLFTISQQRAAA